The following proteins are co-located in the Hemicordylus capensis ecotype Gifberg chromosome 11, rHemCap1.1.pri, whole genome shotgun sequence genome:
- the LOC128335647 gene encoding brain-specific homeobox/POU domain protein 3-like, protein MMSMNSKQAFSMHPILHEPKYTHLHSSSEAIRRACLPAPQLQSNFFAGLDETLLRGAEALAAVDIVSQKSHPFKPDATYHTMSSVSVSCTPTSSTVHLHHPSVLSGHAHHHHHHHAHHQPAQGLDSDLLEHLNSALPLPDVGAAPAHPHAHPHAHLPALNAMGHPAHGQPPMGMGPHPPHGLASHTVLAGPETETDPRELESFAERFKQRRIKLGVTQADVGSALANLKIPGVGCLSQSTICRFESLTLSHNNMVALKPILEAWLEEAERAQREKLAKPEVYSTGDKKRKRTSIAAPEKRSLEAYFAVQPRPSSEKIAAIAEKLDLKKNVVRVWFCNQRQKQKRMKFSAAY, encoded by the exons ATGATGTCCATGAACAGCAAGCAGGCGTTCAGCATGCACCCCATCCTGCACGAGCCCAAGTACACTCACCTCCACTCCAGCTCCGAGGCCATCCGGagagcctgcctgcccgccccgcAG ctcCAGAGTAACTTCTTCGCCGGCCTGGATGAAACTTTGCTGCGCGGCGCGGAGGCCCTGGCTGCCGTGGACATCGTCTCGCAGAAGAGCCACCCTTTCAAGCCGGACGCCACCTACCACACCATGAGCAGCGTCTCCGTCTCCTGCACGCCCACCTCGTCCACCGTGCACCTGCACCACCCGTCGGTGCTGAGCGGCCAcgcgcaccaccaccaccaccaccacgcgcACCACCAGCCGGCGCAGGGCCTGGATAGCGACCTGCTGGAGCACCTGAACTCGGCCCTGCCGCTGCCGGACGTGGGCGCCGCTCCCGCCCACCCGCACGCCCACCCGCACGCCCACCTGCCGGCCCTCAACGCCATGGGGCACCCGGCGCACGGGCAGCCCCCCATGGGCATGGGCCCCCACCCGCCGCACGGCCTGGCCTCGCACACGGTCCTGGCCGGCCCGGAGACCGAGACGGACCCGCGGGAGCTGGAGTCCTTCGCCGAGCGCTTCAAGCAGCGGCGCATCAAGCTGGGGGTGACGCAAGCCGACGTGGGCTCGGCGCTGGCCAACCTCAAGATCCCCGGCGTGGGCTGCCTCAGCCAGAGCACCATCTGCCGCTTCGAGTCGCTGACCCTCTCGCACAACAACATGGTCGCCCTGAAGCCCATCCTGGAGGCCTGGCTGGAGGAGGCCGAGCGGGCGCAGCGCGAGAAGCTGGCCAAGCCCGAGGTCTACTCGACGGGCGACAAGAAGCGCAAGCGCACCTCCATCGCGGCGCCGGAGAAGCGCTCCCTGGAGGCCTACTTCGCCGTGCAGCCGCGGCCGTCGTCGGAGAAGATCGCCGCCATCGCCGAGAAGCTGGACCTCAAGAAGAACGTGGTGCGGGTTTGGTTTTGCAACCAGAGACAGAAACAGAAGCGGATGAAATTCTCCGCCGCCTattaa